One segment of Stappia sp. 28M-7 DNA contains the following:
- a CDS encoding iron-containing alcohol dehydrogenase — protein MQPFTTNQVPRIVAGPGRSSEIGAIVTELAGAGACVLLVADNGLTGIGLTQRIAGVLKDGGHRVVTHDAIVSDPKEPAVAEAVRVARQEGVGAVVCLGGGSALDAGKLVSAMIGACGKLEDYRLAAAALPVARVPLVCVPTTAGTGSEATAVSVISDAGGTKYWYWAPALKPDVALLDARLTTGLPPQLTAACGVDAIVHAMEAATGRAAFAENSRICHEAIRLATSHIDRAVAEPNDLEARGAMLLAATWAGIGIDNAGTGMAHNIAHALASLVPIHHGRAVAIGMAASLGWSMEGEEEAYTEVARAFGCAHYGELPMAFSGLVRRLGIRLSLAADINRLSPERLAARMAAPENAPMRAASRRLVTDEDLLLLAERALGFG, from the coding sequence ATGCAGCCTTTCACCACCAATCAGGTGCCGCGCATCGTTGCGGGCCCGGGGCGCAGCAGCGAGATCGGCGCCATCGTCACCGAGCTTGCCGGGGCGGGGGCCTGCGTGCTGCTGGTCGCCGACAACGGCCTGACCGGCATCGGGCTGACGCAGCGCATCGCCGGCGTGCTCAAGGATGGCGGCCACCGCGTCGTCACCCATGACGCCATTGTCAGCGATCCGAAGGAGCCGGCCGTGGCCGAGGCGGTGCGCGTCGCCCGCCAGGAGGGAGTTGGCGCCGTCGTCTGCCTTGGCGGCGGCTCGGCCCTCGATGCGGGCAAGCTTGTCTCCGCGATGATCGGCGCGTGCGGAAAGCTCGAGGACTACCGCCTTGCCGCCGCCGCGCTGCCCGTGGCGCGGGTGCCGCTGGTCTGCGTGCCGACCACCGCCGGCACCGGCTCCGAGGCGACTGCCGTCTCGGTCATTTCCGATGCCGGGGGCACCAAGTACTGGTATTGGGCGCCGGCCCTGAAGCCCGATGTCGCCCTGCTCGACGCGCGGCTCACCACCGGCCTGCCGCCCCAGCTGACGGCGGCCTGCGGCGTCGACGCCATCGTCCATGCCATGGAGGCGGCGACGGGCCGCGCCGCCTTTGCCGAGAACTCCCGCATCTGCCACGAGGCAATCCGCCTCGCCACCTCGCATATCGACCGCGCCGTCGCCGAGCCGAACGACCTGGAAGCGCGCGGCGCCATGCTGCTTGCCGCCACCTGGGCCGGCATCGGCATCGACAATGCCGGAACGGGCATGGCCCACAACATCGCCCATGCGCTGGCAAGCCTCGTGCCGATCCATCACGGCCGCGCCGTCGCCATCGGCATGGCCGCTTCGCTCGGCTGGTCGATGGAAGGGGAGGAGGAGGCCTATACGGAGGTCGCCCGCGCCTTCGGCTGCGCCCATTACGGCGAGCTGCCGATGGCGTTTTCCGGTCTTGTCCGCCGTCTCGGCATCCGCCTGTCGCTGGCAGCCGACATCAACCGGCTGAGCCCGGAACGCCTTGCCGCGCGCATGGCCGCGCCGGAGAACGCGCCGATGCGCGCCGCCAGCCGCCGCCTCGTCACCGACGAGGACCTGCTGCTGCTGGCCGAGCGCGCGCTCGGCTTCGGTTGA
- a CDS encoding LysR substrate-binding domain-containing protein, which translates to MTASPIDRRRLPLNSLRAFEAAARQMSFTRAAESLGVTQSAVSRHVLNLEEVIGAQLFERRGSSLALTAAGQDLIGNVTPALDRLQAGLNAICEIDRGGTLRLALPPSFAIRMAAPIIETCRAQGGVAIEIDTPYVLESLDSTVHDAAVVFSRPRVTDQVMDLLWMEELTLLCRPDMAPRVREEGIAAALARETVIHIRNEAGRHTAWVELLRAAGVTATLPQGIVFDTAHMALDFAAREGGLVVADRRLAARDIAEGRLAAPLSVTAASGFGYFMLFRPDDLQREAVQIFRRRMLTEFAPSLERLPAGSERAQGAA; encoded by the coding sequence ATGACCGCAAGCCCGATCGACCGCCGCCGTCTGCCGCTCAACTCGCTGCGCGCCTTCGAGGCCGCTGCGCGGCAGATGAGCTTCACCCGCGCGGCCGAGAGCCTCGGTGTCACCCAGAGCGCCGTCAGCCGCCATGTCCTCAACCTCGAGGAGGTGATCGGCGCCCAGCTGTTCGAGCGGCGCGGCTCCTCTCTGGCTCTTACCGCCGCCGGGCAGGACCTCATCGGCAACGTCACCCCGGCCCTCGACCGGCTCCAGGCCGGGCTCAACGCCATCTGCGAGATCGACCGCGGCGGCACGCTGCGCCTTGCCCTGCCGCCGTCCTTCGCCATTCGCATGGCCGCGCCGATCATCGAGACCTGCCGGGCGCAAGGCGGCGTCGCCATCGAGATCGACACGCCCTACGTGCTGGAAAGCCTCGACAGCACGGTTCACGACGCGGCCGTCGTCTTCTCCCGTCCGCGTGTCACCGACCAGGTGATGGACCTGTTGTGGATGGAGGAGCTGACCCTTTTGTGCCGGCCGGACATGGCGCCGCGCGTGCGGGAGGAGGGGATCGCCGCAGCGCTTGCCCGCGAGACCGTCATCCACATCCGCAACGAGGCGGGTCGCCACACCGCCTGGGTGGAGTTGTTGCGCGCCGCCGGCGTTACCGCCACCCTGCCGCAGGGCATCGTCTTCGACACCGCGCATATGGCACTGGACTTCGCCGCCCGCGAGGGCGGGCTGGTCGTCGCCGACCGCCGGCTCGCCGCGCGCGACATCGCCGAAGGGCGTCTTGCCGCTCCGCTTTCCGTCACTGCCGCCTCCGGCTTCGGCTATTTCATGCTGTTCCGCCCGGACGACCTGCAGCGCGAGGCGGTGCAGATCTTCCGCCGCCGCATGCTGACCGAGTTCGCGCCTTCGCTGGAGCGCCTGCCGGCGGGAAGCGAGCGGGCGCAAGGGGCGGCTTGA
- a CDS encoding sarcosine oxidase subunit beta, which produces MQKYSALSLLRNALSGHRDWQPAWRKPDPKPAYDAIIVGGGGHGLSTAYYLAKEHGLTNIAVLEKGWLGSGNIGRNTTIVRSNYMLPDNNRFYEWSMKLWEGLSLDLNYNVMFSQRGVLNLAHTPSQLDDYARRGNSMRLEGIDAELLGREEVARMVPGLDMSPSARFPVLGGLLQPRAGTARHDAVAWGYARAADARGVDIIENCEVTGFLREGGRIVGVETTRGEIRAPKVGVAVAGSTSQVLRLAGIERLPIESHVLQAFVSEPVKPILDCVVTFGAGHLYISQSDKGGLVFGGDIDKYNSYAQRGNLPVVEHVMSEVSVMLPFVSRLRLLRNWGGIMDMSMDGSPIITTGPLPGLYLNAGWCYGGFKATPASGWCFAWTMARDEPHPLNAPFTLDRFQRGYVLDERGAGPYPKMH; this is translated from the coding sequence TTGCAGAAATATTCGGCCCTCTCGCTGCTGCGCAACGCCCTGTCCGGACACCGCGACTGGCAGCCCGCCTGGCGTAAGCCCGATCCCAAACCCGCCTACGATGCGATCATCGTGGGCGGCGGCGGCCATGGTCTTTCGACCGCCTATTACCTCGCCAAGGAGCACGGCCTTACCAATATCGCGGTGCTGGAAAAGGGCTGGCTCGGCTCCGGCAATATCGGCCGCAACACGACGATCGTGCGCTCCAATTATATGCTGCCGGACAACAATCGCTTCTACGAGTGGTCGATGAAGCTGTGGGAGGGCCTGTCGCTCGACCTCAATTACAATGTGATGTTCTCTCAGCGCGGCGTCCTCAACCTGGCGCACACGCCGTCCCAGCTGGACGACTACGCCCGGCGCGGAAACTCCATGCGGCTGGAGGGCATCGACGCGGAACTGCTTGGCCGCGAGGAGGTCGCGCGCATGGTCCCGGGCCTCGACATGTCGCCAAGCGCGCGCTTCCCGGTGCTGGGCGGGCTTTTGCAGCCGCGCGCCGGCACCGCCCGCCACGACGCCGTCGCCTGGGGCTACGCACGCGCTGCCGATGCGCGCGGCGTCGACATCATCGAGAACTGCGAGGTCACGGGTTTCCTGCGCGAGGGCGGGCGGATCGTCGGCGTCGAGACGACGCGCGGCGAGATCCGCGCGCCCAAGGTCGGCGTTGCCGTGGCCGGCAGCACCTCGCAGGTGCTGCGTCTCGCCGGCATCGAGCGTCTGCCGATCGAAAGCCATGTGCTGCAGGCCTTCGTCTCCGAGCCGGTCAAACCGATCCTCGACTGCGTCGTCACGTTCGGCGCCGGCCATCTCTACATCTCCCAGTCCGACAAGGGCGGGCTGGTCTTCGGCGGCGACATCGACAAGTACAATTCCTACGCCCAGCGGGGCAATCTGCCGGTGGTCGAGCACGTCATGTCGGAGGTGAGCGTGATGCTGCCCTTCGTCTCGCGCCTGCGGCTGCTGCGCAACTGGGGCGGCATCATGGACATGAGCATGGACGGCAGCCCGATCATCACGACCGGCCCGCTGCCCGGCCTCTACCTCAATGCCGGCTGGTGCTATGGCGGCTTCAAGGCAACGCCCGCCTCCGGCTGGTGCTTCGCCTGGACGATGGCCAGGGACGAGCCGCACCCGCTCAACGCCCCCTTCACGCTCGACCGGTTCCAGCGCGGCTACGTTCTCGACGAGCGCGGCGCCGGCCCCTATCCGAAGATGCACTGA
- a CDS encoding sarcosine oxidase subunit delta, whose amino-acid sequence MRIHCPCCGPRGVAEFSYGGDGTIRRPDLAVTDTDAHVAYVYERENPRGPHVELWHHIGGCRHWLRVTRDTLTHEISSVEMAGRFAGDAARMPGAGA is encoded by the coding sequence ATGCGCATCCATTGTCCCTGCTGCGGGCCGCGCGGCGTCGCCGAGTTCTCCTATGGCGGCGATGGCACCATTCGCCGGCCGGATCTCGCCGTTACCGACACCGACGCCCATGTCGCCTATGTCTATGAGCGGGAAAACCCGCGAGGGCCCCATGTCGAGCTCTGGCACCATATCGGCGGCTGCCGCCACTGGCTGCGGGTGACGCGCGACACGCTGACCCACGAGATCAGCAGCGTCGAGATGGCCGGGCGCTTTGCCGGCGATGCCGCGCGCATGCCGGGAGCGGGCGCATGA